The proteins below are encoded in one region of Engystomops pustulosus chromosome 8, aEngPut4.maternal, whole genome shotgun sequence:
- the LOC140074553 gene encoding gamma-crystallin 1-like has translation MVKIAFYEDRNFQGRSYECNSDSTDLSSYFNRCNSIRVENGNWILYEHSNYRGHQYFLRRGEYPDFQKWMGYNDSIRSCRVTPQHRGPFSLRVYEKEDYKGQMMEFTEDCPHVYEQFRYHDIHSCHVHDGYWMFYEEPNYRGRQYYLRPGEYRKYSDWGASNPRIGSFRRVQYLY, from the exons ATGGTTAAG ATTGCGTTTTACGAAGACAGAAACTTCCAGGGTCGCTCTTATGAGTGCAACTCTGACTCCACTGATCTGTCTTCATACTTCAATCGGTGCAATTCCATCCGAGTGGAGAACGGAAACTGGATCTTGTATGAACATTCAAACTACAGAGGACACCAATACTTCCTGAGGAGAGGAGAATATCCTGATTTCCAGAAATGGATGGGCTACAATGACTCCATTCGATCCTGCCGTGTAACCCCACAG CATCGTGGACCATTCAGTCTGAGGGTGTATGAGAAAGAAGACTATAAAGGTCAGATGATGGAGTTCACCGAAGATTGTCCTCATGTCTACGAGCAATTTCGCTACCATGACATTCACTCCTGCCACGTGCATGATGGATACTGGATGTTCTATGAGGAACCCAACTACAGGGGACGTCAGTATTACCTGAGACCTGGAGAGTACAGGAAATACAGCGACTGGGGAGCTTCTAACCCAAGAATTGGATCTTTTAGGAGAGTCCAGtatctatattaa